One window of Psychrobacillus sp. FSL H8-0483 genomic DNA carries:
- a CDS encoding amidohydrolase, which yields MQVETQILQWFDHFHKYPEVSWKEYETTNKLAEILDGLKVPYRRFDDVTGLLAEIGEGEEVIAVRADIDALWQEVDGEYRANHSCGHDANISMVLGALLLLKDEKLKKRIRFIFQPAEEKGNGANAMIDRGALEGVTHLFGVHLRPIEELPFGKVSPAIHHGAAMFLEGKIKGIDAHGARPQQGKNAIDVAVAIHQALKNLYFSPFEAYSAKLTKIHAGGDSANIIPGTALFSIDARAQKNEILFKMKDQIERNLHALKQLFDIEMEWEWQDITPGAEVSIEAAAIAKEGIIEAVGIENLAEEVITSGSDDFHFYTIKHPEVKAAMIGIGADLAPGLHHPKMSFNQDSLLIGAKVISKTLTKISEKD from the coding sequence ATGCAAGTAGAAACTCAAATTTTGCAATGGTTTGATCATTTTCACAAATACCCAGAAGTAAGTTGGAAAGAATACGAAACAACGAATAAGCTGGCTGAGATACTAGATGGGTTAAAGGTACCCTATCGACGATTCGATGATGTAACTGGATTATTGGCGGAAATTGGAGAAGGTGAAGAAGTCATTGCTGTTCGTGCAGATATCGACGCATTATGGCAAGAAGTAGACGGAGAATATCGCGCAAATCACTCATGTGGACATGATGCTAACATTTCTATGGTGCTCGGAGCATTACTATTACTGAAGGATGAGAAGCTAAAAAAACGAATTCGCTTTATATTTCAGCCGGCAGAGGAAAAAGGTAATGGTGCAAATGCCATGATTGACCGTGGAGCGCTCGAAGGAGTAACACACTTATTTGGTGTGCACTTACGACCAATCGAAGAGCTTCCATTCGGAAAAGTGTCGCCTGCTATTCACCACGGAGCTGCAATGTTTCTTGAAGGAAAAATTAAAGGAATCGATGCCCATGGTGCACGTCCACAGCAAGGAAAAAATGCAATTGACGTAGCTGTGGCAATTCATCAAGCATTGAAAAATTTATATTTCTCTCCATTTGAAGCTTATTCGGCCAAATTAACAAAGATCCATGCAGGTGGAGATAGTGCAAATATTATCCCGGGTACAGCATTATTCTCGATTGATGCTCGCGCACAAAAAAATGAGATTTTATTCAAAATGAAAGATCAAATAGAAAGAAACTTACATGCACTTAAACAGTTATTTGATATAGAAATGGAATGGGAATGGCAAGATATAACACCAGGTGCTGAAGTGTCAATAGAAGCTGCTGCAATTGCTAAAGAAGGAATAATAGAAGCAGTTGGGATAGAAAATCTAGCGGAAGAAGTGATTACTTCTGGAAGTGACGATTTCCACTTCTATACGATTAAGCATCCTGAGGTAAAAGCAGCGATGATTGGAATTGGAGCGGACCTTGCGCCTGGATTACATCATCCAAAAATGAGTTTTAATCAAGATTCACTCCTAATTGGGGCCAAAGTAATCTCGAAAACGCTTACAAAAATTTCGGAAAAGGATTGA
- a CDS encoding DUF5808 domain-containing protein → MIILLFGFILLFITVLQAFMPTFLKQTEAFGVYVPEQYAKEEIILRMKKRYTVVVFTADLVILAAYLLWALTQNPTEEILALISMGVLFTTLFIGIGYYFTMHVRVKKLKEEQKWMSNKKEVRVVDLQFQKKLQLIPRVVFIIPMIVTVGLILYSFMKYPDMPELIPTHWGPSGQPDAFSEKTYFSVISLPLILLVMQGVFLMMSEGMRFSGAKINPANKKTSVVQQLAFRKYTSWFALFITISVTLLLGYLHLQTIHPEISSSWIMFSLPLVFLVSTFIGVAIYTIKVGQNGSRIKVNGESVRLENEIAAANDDKYWKGGMFYMNKDDPSILVEKRFGVGWTLNFAKPLSWIVFFVPLFIILAIVFLL, encoded by the coding sequence ATGATCATTTTGTTATTTGGATTTATTCTTTTATTTATTACTGTTTTACAAGCGTTTATGCCGACATTTTTGAAGCAAACAGAGGCTTTTGGGGTCTATGTACCGGAACAATATGCGAAAGAAGAAATCATCCTTCGAATGAAAAAAAGATACACCGTTGTTGTGTTTACAGCAGACCTAGTCATTTTAGCAGCCTATCTACTTTGGGCACTCACACAAAATCCAACAGAAGAAATACTTGCACTTATAAGTATGGGAGTTCTGTTTACGACTTTGTTTATTGGTATTGGGTATTACTTTACTATGCATGTACGTGTGAAGAAGCTGAAAGAAGAACAAAAATGGATGTCCAATAAGAAAGAAGTCCGTGTAGTCGATTTGCAATTTCAGAAAAAGCTTCAGTTAATACCACGAGTTGTATTTATTATTCCTATGATTGTAACAGTCGGACTCATCCTATATTCGTTTATGAAATATCCCGATATGCCAGAATTAATCCCTACCCATTGGGGGCCAAGTGGTCAGCCAGATGCGTTTAGTGAAAAGACATATTTTAGTGTAATATCGTTGCCGCTTATTTTACTTGTTATGCAAGGTGTGTTCCTAATGATGAGCGAAGGGATGAGGTTTTCGGGTGCAAAGATTAACCCAGCCAATAAAAAAACGTCCGTAGTACAACAACTTGCATTTCGAAAATATACAAGCTGGTTCGCATTATTCATCACGATAAGTGTCACTCTCTTATTAGGGTATCTACACCTACAAACAATTCATCCTGAAATCTCATCTTCATGGATTATGTTCTCCTTACCGCTTGTATTTTTAGTTTCAACATTTATTGGTGTAGCTATTTATACAATAAAGGTAGGTCAAAATGGCTCGCGCATTAAAGTAAATGGTGAGAGCGTTAGGTTAGAGAATGAAATTGCAGCAGCAAACGATGATAAATACTGGAAAGGTGGCATGTTCTACATGAACAAAGACGATCCAAGTATTTTAGTCGAAAAACGCTTTGGGGTAGGGTGGACGCTCAACTTTGCGAAACCTTTGAGTTGGATTGTTTTTTTCGTACCACTTTTCATTATCTTAGCGATTGTATTTTTATTATAA
- a CDS encoding transcriptional regulator — MVIRIAVLGSSKFIERLMQFEQELPSIRMDYYIYSTPMEAIDIVPTIKPCDAVFFSGSLPYIYAKEVREKLPVPSHYLRQDETAITTTLLAISYSTSIPIQKLSIDLIEPQSVQNVLEDIGQIEQYPYMMKIDPTFDLHDVVSFHSNLQDSGESSLAVTSIHAVYQKMKENNLSVMRMIDPKNSILNGLEETKSMALLAKSQSAKIAVGYIQLTNHTAITNDLLKKISSSIQASFVKTEDNLYMLYSTQGDVQEVLKNNTLEKWFELTSSPLKVAFGFGKTVVEATQNAKDALDYVTENTAYLINDHKELLGPFPTNQKQVQLKTNDPKLSQLAKETTLSPANVSKIIQFSRSRKSTEFTAQDLEYYLQVSRRTSERILKKLVDHGYARIIGEEMTYQQGRPRAIYELNFPTYL; from the coding sequence AATGCAATTTGAGCAGGAACTCCCTTCTATTCGTATGGACTATTATATCTATAGTACGCCGATGGAAGCAATAGATATAGTTCCTACTATTAAACCATGCGATGCCGTATTTTTTTCTGGGTCACTTCCGTATATTTACGCAAAGGAAGTTAGAGAAAAGCTGCCTGTACCATCTCATTATTTAAGGCAAGACGAAACAGCTATTACTACAACACTGCTAGCTATTAGCTACTCTACCTCTATTCCTATCCAAAAGCTTTCTATTGACTTGATTGAGCCGCAAAGTGTGCAAAACGTTTTGGAGGATATTGGGCAAATAGAACAATACCCATATATGATGAAAATTGATCCTACGTTTGATTTACACGATGTTGTTTCATTTCATTCGAATTTACAGGATAGCGGAGAATCCTCTCTTGCGGTAACTAGTATTCATGCGGTTTATCAAAAAATGAAAGAAAATAATCTTTCTGTCATGCGAATGATTGACCCGAAAAATTCTATCCTAAATGGCCTGGAAGAAACAAAATCCATGGCACTTCTTGCAAAAAGCCAGTCGGCTAAAATTGCTGTTGGATATATACAATTAACCAACCATACTGCGATTACAAATGATCTATTAAAGAAAATTTCAAGCTCGATACAAGCAAGCTTTGTTAAAACGGAAGATAATTTATACATGTTGTACTCCACACAAGGTGATGTGCAAGAGGTATTGAAAAACAATACGCTAGAAAAGTGGTTTGAACTTACTTCTTCACCGCTTAAAGTTGCATTTGGATTTGGAAAAACAGTTGTAGAAGCGACGCAAAATGCAAAAGATGCTCTCGATTACGTAACAGAGAATACTGCTTATTTAATAAACGATCACAAGGAATTATTAGGACCTTTTCCAACAAACCAAAAGCAAGTTCAGTTGAAAACAAACGACCCAAAACTATCACAATTAGCGAAAGAAACAACGCTGAGTCCTGCAAATGTTTCAAAAATAATACAGTTTAGTCGTTCTCGTAAGTCCACCGAGTTTACAGCACAGGATTTAGAATACTATTTACAAGTTAGTAGACGAACTTCGGAACGAATCTTAAAAAAGCTAGTAGATCATGGATATGCTCGTATTATTGGAGAAGAAATGACCTACCAACAAGGTCGCCCTCGTGCCATTTACGAATTAAACTTCCCTACTTATTTATAG
- the nhaC gene encoding Na+/H+ antiporter NhaC gives MVETKNTTAKKEMSLIWAIIPLVVMIACMYIAVVRLEQGPHIPLIIGTSVAALVAWKHGFKWNDIEEMMYKGIKLALPAVVIIMLVGLTIGSWIGGGVVATMIYFGLKIITPALFLVTICIICMIVSLAIGSSWSTMGTIGVAGMGIGLSMGIPAPIIAGAVISGAYFGDKMSPLSDTTNLAAGLTNTNLFVHIRHMFFTTVPGILIALSVYGFLGMEYKDSNIDQESILQTISMLEKSFVISPWLLLIPVAVIVLVAMKVPAIPALVIGIILGSLSQVFVQGGSLSEAIGALQSGFVIETGNAMVDDLFNRGGLDEMMYTVSMTLVAMTFGGILEYSGMLQSIMNQILKLAKSAGTLVASTILACFTTNATCSEQYISIVVPARMFANAYTKMGLHSKNLSRALEDGGTLTSVFIPWNTCGVFILGTLGVGAFEYAPYAILNYVVPLLSIVYAMTGFTIQKLTNSEIAEINEKEAMQA, from the coding sequence ATGGTGGAAACAAAAAACACAACTGCTAAAAAAGAGATGTCTTTAATATGGGCAATTATTCCATTGGTAGTGATGATAGCTTGCATGTATATTGCGGTAGTACGATTAGAACAAGGTCCACATATTCCATTAATCATAGGAACATCTGTTGCTGCGTTAGTAGCTTGGAAGCATGGATTTAAATGGAATGACATTGAAGAAATGATGTATAAAGGGATTAAACTAGCTTTACCAGCTGTTGTAATCATTATGTTAGTAGGTTTAACAATTGGTTCTTGGATTGGTGGCGGAGTAGTTGCTACTATGATCTATTTTGGCCTTAAAATTATTACTCCAGCATTGTTTTTAGTGACGATTTGCATAATTTGTATGATTGTATCACTTGCAATCGGTAGTTCTTGGTCCACGATGGGAACAATTGGTGTTGCAGGGATGGGAATTGGACTTAGTATGGGAATTCCAGCCCCGATTATTGCAGGAGCGGTTATTTCAGGAGCTTATTTTGGAGATAAGATGTCCCCTCTATCGGACACAACAAATTTAGCAGCTGGGTTAACGAACACAAATCTATTTGTACATATTCGACATATGTTCTTTACTACAGTACCTGGAATTCTTATCGCTTTATCTGTATACGGCTTTTTAGGTATGGAATATAAAGACAGCAATATCGATCAGGAGAGCATTCTTCAAACAATTTCCATGTTGGAAAAGAGCTTTGTCATTTCTCCTTGGTTATTATTAATACCAGTAGCGGTAATTGTACTTGTTGCTATGAAGGTTCCAGCAATTCCCGCATTAGTTATCGGAATTATTTTAGGATCTTTATCTCAAGTATTTGTGCAAGGAGGAAGTCTTTCAGAGGCAATTGGGGCACTTCAAAGTGGTTTCGTTATTGAAACTGGAAATGCTATGGTAGATGATTTATTTAACCGTGGTGGCTTAGATGAAATGATGTATACTGTATCGATGACGCTTGTCGCGATGACATTTGGAGGAATACTAGAATATTCTGGTATGCTTCAATCCATTATGAATCAAATACTTAAATTAGCAAAATCAGCAGGTACACTAGTAGCATCTACAATCCTAGCTTGTTTTACAACAAACGCAACATGTTCAGAACAATACATTTCAATTGTTGTTCCAGCACGAATGTTTGCAAATGCCTATACGAAAATGGGATTGCATTCTAAAAACCTATCTCGTGCATTAGAGGATGGAGGAACACTTACTTCAGTCTTTATACCATGGAATACTTGCGGAGTCTTTATTTTAGGGACTTTAGGGGTAGGTGCATTTGAATATGCTCCATATGCAATATTAAACTATGTTGTACCTCTTTTATCGATTGTATATGCGATGACTGGCTTTACAATCCAAAAGTTAACAAATTCCGAAATAGCGGAAATAAACGAAAAAGAAGCTATGCAAGCATAA
- a CDS encoding peptidylprolyl isomerase, whose product MTKKGYILMDSGEKIEFDLFPNEAPNTVANFEELANSGFYNGVVFHRVIPGFVSQGGDPTGTGMGGSGKTIKCETAGNPHKHEAGSLSMAHAGKDTGSSQFFIVHAPQPHLNGVHTVFGKVTSGLEVATAMKNGAKMEKVEIFDAE is encoded by the coding sequence ATGACTAAAAAAGGATATATCTTAATGGATTCTGGCGAAAAAATCGAATTTGATTTATTCCCAAATGAAGCACCAAACACAGTTGCAAACTTTGAAGAGTTAGCAAACAGCGGATTCTACAACGGGGTAGTTTTCCACCGTGTTATTCCTGGCTTTGTAAGTCAAGGTGGAGACCCAACTGGTACAGGTATGGGCGGAAGCGGCAAAACAATTAAATGTGAAACTGCTGGCAACCCACACAAACACGAAGCTGGTAGCTTATCAATGGCACATGCTGGTAAAGACACAGGTTCTAGCCAATTCTTTATCGTGCATGCACCACAACCACATTTAAATGGCGTTCACACTGTTTTCGGTAAAGTAACAAGTGGCCTTGAAGTAGCAACGGCTATGAAAAACGGCGCGAAAATGGAAAAAGTAGAAATATTCGACGCAGAATAA
- a CDS encoding YwbE family protein: protein MNGQNRKDVKPGVEVYIILKKDQRSGEKTRGIVKDLLTNSSFHPHGIKVRLNDGQIGRVCEIIE from the coding sequence ATGAATGGACAAAATAGAAAAGATGTTAAACCGGGAGTAGAAGTATATATCATCTTGAAAAAAGACCAGCGATCAGGTGAAAAAACAAGAGGTATTGTGAAAGATCTCTTAACGAATTCGTCCTTCCATCCGCACGGGATAAAAGTTCGTTTAAACGATGGACAAATAGGACGTGTGTGTGAAATCATAGAATAA